From Argopecten irradians isolate NY chromosome 12, Ai_NY, whole genome shotgun sequence, one genomic window encodes:
- the LOC138336704 gene encoding carbohydrate sulfotransferase 8-like encodes MAFRAQFIRRKWVLTMLVVIVCAFLYQGYYVGQSSRSTKLSVTTVLTRRDGTPDDDGLLNTDQQPLILRRNFHKYYGLGEIYRQRKVAIEDACDKSKHGYFGNSEGAKVAKRLVIDRRRHLVYCPVQKVGSTFLRSLLRNVNKKGKDKLDNRKMREKHKNSTDVTDFHYILTSSFKMMFTRDPYTRLFSGYIDKLFTVNTMYWHIIGTYIKNTLLQSDNATRTHCGHGITFPQFIKYVITSQKSGVHTDGHFTPIYEHCRPCQISYDFIGKMETFSNDTLTLLNAWNKRYGANITYGDFEVETASVRIRGQIGRLYSMRKGFEKCVSFYSAMQRIWKDLQIRGFLTKMVELPFSRAEAENISVEEMQDAVTKAVAESSIDRTELHRQQLEAMTLAYSNVPMRDLLELREIVRPDCELFGYDVSPDFIFNRKDRSDALTTFKYFDIDE; translated from the exons ATGGCGTTTCGGGCTCAATTCATACGACGAAAATGGGTATTAACAATGCTAGTTGTGATTGTGTGTGCATTCCTGTACCAAG GTTACTACGTGGGTCAATCGTCAAGATCAACGAAGCTGTCCGTGACTACGGTTTTAACAAGGAGGGATGGTACTCCAGACGATGATGGCCTACTCAATACAGATCAACAGCCATTAATCTTACGCAGG aattttcataaatattacGGGCTAGGTGAAATCTACAGACAGAGAAAAGTCGCCATTGAGGATGCATGCGATAAAAGTAAACATGGATATTTTGGTAACTCGGAAGGTGCCAAAGTGGCGAAACGATTGGTCATAGATCGTCGACGCCATCTTGTTTATTGTCCCGTCCAAAAAGTAGGATCCACGTTCCTTAGGAGCCTTCTACGTAACGTCAATAAAAAGGGAAAGGATAAGCTTGACAACAGAAAGATGCGCGAGAAACATAAGAACTCAACAGATGTGACGGATTTCCATTACATCTTAACAAGCTCGTTTAAGATGATGTTTACCCGGGACCCTTACACCAGGCTATTTTCTGGTTATATTGATAAGCTCTTCACTGTCAACACAATGTATTGGCACATCATAGGAacgtatataaaaaatacacttTTGCAATCTGACAATGCTACACGTACACATTGCGGTCATGGGATAACGTTTCCACAGTTTATTAAATACGTGATCACCTCGCAGAAATCTGGCGTCCATACAGATGGGCATTTTACTCCTATATACGAACACTGTAGGCCGTGTCAGATATCGTACGACTTTATAGGGAAGATGGAAACGTTCTCAAACGACACGCTTACTCTGTTGAACGCTTGGAACAAGCGATATGGTGCAAACATTACCTATGGAGACTTTGAGGTGGAGACGGCATCAGTTCGAATCCGGGGACAGATCGGACGGCTTTACAGTATGCGAAAGGGATTTGAAAAATGTGTGTCTTTTTATTCTGCTATGCAGCGAATATGGAAAGATCTCCAAATTCGTGGATTCTTAACAAAAATGGTAGAGCTGCCATTTAGTCGCGCTGAAGCTGAAAATATAAGTGTTGAAGAGATGCAAGATGCTGTGACTAAAGCCGTAGCGGAAAGTTCTATAGATCGGACAGAACTACATCGACAACAATTGGAGGCAATGACGCTGGCTTATAGTAACGTGCCGATGAGAGACTTACTAGAACTCCGGGAAATTGTTAGACCGGATTGTGAACTGTTCGGCTATGATGTTTCACCTGATTTTATATTCAACCGTAAAGATCGATCTGATGCATTAactacttttaaatattttgatattgacgAGTAA